A part of Mucilaginibacter defluvii genomic DNA contains:
- a CDS encoding UDP-N-acetylmuramoyl-tripeptide--D-alanyl-D-alanine ligase, with protein sequence MTIDHLYQLYIKHPVISTDTRRIAPGSLFFALKGDKFDANTFAAQAVAAGAAYAVIDNAHYRVSEQYILVDDALDTLQDLARYHRKQLNIPVIGLTGSNGKTTTKELINAVLSQHFNTLATQGNLNNHIGVPLTILSITAEHEAAIIEMGANHQKEIEMLCTISQPTHGLITNVGKAHLEGFGGVEGVKKGKGELYDYLAAHSANVFVNADDATLQQMAADRTFKKQLFYGTQSADNLINGKLIDNAPHLVLEWHEKGSSKTHLVKSNLTGVYNLGNILAAICIGTYLGLSPAEINKGLEGYQPNNNRSQIVKTATNTLICDYYNANPSSMMVAIENVNKLSAEKKVLILGDMFEMGDEAPAEHLAVIEKAAAANVDERIFIGNEFYNARASHTGHYYHTAEDAITALQNNPITNATILIKGSRGMALERLVSLL encoded by the coding sequence ATGACCATCGACCATCTATACCAACTATATATCAAGCATCCGGTTATCAGTACCGATACCCGTCGAATAGCGCCCGGCAGCCTGTTTTTTGCACTGAAGGGTGATAAGTTTGATGCCAATACTTTTGCGGCGCAGGCTGTTGCGGCGGGGGCGGCTTATGCGGTAATTGACAATGCACACTATCGTGTTAGCGAACAATATATACTGGTTGATGATGCGCTGGACACCTTGCAGGATCTGGCCCGTTACCACCGTAAGCAACTTAACATCCCGGTAATTGGCTTAACCGGCAGTAACGGCAAAACAACTACCAAAGAGCTGATTAACGCTGTGCTGTCGCAGCATTTTAATACGCTGGCCACACAGGGCAACCTGAATAACCATATCGGTGTGCCGCTAACCATTTTAAGTATCACGGCGGAGCATGAAGCCGCAATAATCGAGATGGGTGCTAATCACCAAAAGGAAATTGAGATGCTTTGCACCATATCGCAGCCTACGCACGGGCTGATCACCAACGTGGGTAAGGCACACCTCGAAGGCTTTGGCGGGGTTGAGGGTGTTAAAAAGGGTAAAGGCGAATTGTATGATTACCTGGCCGCGCATAGCGCCAACGTTTTTGTTAATGCCGATGATGCCACATTACAGCAAATGGCTGCTGACCGTACTTTTAAAAAGCAACTGTTTTACGGCACACAAAGTGCTGATAACCTGATTAACGGTAAGTTGATAGACAATGCGCCGCATTTAGTACTTGAATGGCATGAAAAAGGGTCGTCAAAAACGCATCTGGTAAAATCAAACCTTACCGGGGTTTATAACCTTGGTAACATATTAGCCGCCATCTGTATCGGCACTTACCTGGGTTTGAGTCCGGCAGAGATTAATAAGGGACTTGAGGGTTATCAACCCAATAACAATCGCTCACAAATTGTAAAAACCGCTACTAATACGCTTATTTGCGATTACTACAACGCCAACCCCAGCAGCATGATGGTGGCCATTGAGAATGTAAACAAGCTAAGCGCAGAAAAAAAAGTACTCATTTTGGGTGATATGTTTGAAATGGGCGATGAAGCGCCTGCGGAGCATTTGGCCGTTATTGAAAAAGCGGCAGCAGCAAACGTTGATGAGCGTATTTTTATCGGCAACGAGTTTTACAATGCACGCGCATCACACACCGGCCACTATTATCATACTGCCGAGGATGCCATTACTGCGTTGCAGAATAACCCCATTACCAATGCAACTATCCTGATAAAAGGATCACGCGGCATGGCGTTGGAGCGATTGGTTTCGCTTTTGTAA
- a CDS encoding putative Ig domain-containing protein, whose protein sequence is MRKLLIMTCMAAFAYTATAQRVQMLQAKFSKGNEAAWRNPAFNDAAWQTLKTSSFWEKQGVNYNGYAWYRIHVTVPSSLRTKSALKDSLLLNLAYIDDCDEVFFNGKKVGQTGRFPEEQGGYSTAYFKERVYRLALKDITVNWDKENIIAIKVYDGDGDGGLGNGTPYLAMLDYIDNISINTNNNFTFADGKVKKAVKLVNRNKEGVKGVFSISAKDEETGKIIYSKEQGIGFLPKRESPKDYVDIPVEIAGKPGITLTYKFTEQRTGKSITATEQPPYILTPKAPATPRINGAQVTGVRPNSPLIYKIAATGKKPLSYSAAQLPEGLKLDAATGIITGSIAKGGDYPVKLTVKNALGTTSRTLTIKVGDLLALTPAMGWNSWNCWGLSVTADKVKSSAQALIDKGLIDHGWTYINVDDAWEAPARAADGAIVTNEKFPDMKALGDWLHSHGLKFGIYSSPGRLTCGGYLGSLGHELQDAETYNKWGVDYLKHDWCSYSEVAGSDTSLETFMKPYRVMQKALRSQPRDIYYSLCQYGMKDVWKWGPQVDANSWRTTGDITDTWESLYEIGFRQYKISEYAKPGRWNDPDMLIVGKVGWSGNLRNTRLTPDEQYTHISLWSLLASPLLIGCDISQMDDFTLNLLTNDEVIAVNQDVLGKQARRVLAKDDYEVYVKELADGSKAVGFFNLSKKYRTITVKPSEIGLSPSAQVRDVWRQKDLGKAAAGFTYKLAPHGVMMIRVKG, encoded by the coding sequence ATGCGTAAACTATTAATTATGACCTGTATGGCGGCATTCGCCTACACGGCAACGGCTCAGCGCGTGCAAATGCTGCAGGCCAAATTCAGCAAAGGCAACGAGGCTGCATGGCGCAATCCGGCTTTCAACGATGCTGCCTGGCAAACGCTAAAAACCTCATCTTTTTGGGAAAAACAGGGCGTTAATTACAACGGCTATGCCTGGTACCGCATCCATGTTACCGTTCCATCGTCATTAAGGACAAAATCAGCACTGAAAGATTCGCTGCTGCTTAACCTGGCTTACATTGATGATTGCGATGAGGTGTTTTTTAACGGTAAAAAAGTAGGTCAAACCGGGCGTTTCCCCGAGGAGCAGGGCGGCTACTCAACCGCTTATTTTAAAGAACGGGTATATCGCCTTGCATTAAAGGATATCACCGTGAACTGGGATAAAGAAAACATCATCGCCATAAAGGTATATGATGGCGACGGCGATGGCGGCTTAGGTAACGGCACGCCATACCTGGCCATGCTTGATTATATTGATAACATATCAATCAACACCAATAACAACTTTACGTTTGCTGATGGAAAAGTGAAGAAAGCGGTAAAGCTTGTTAACAGGAATAAGGAAGGTGTTAAGGGTGTATTTTCTATCAGCGCCAAAGATGAAGAGACCGGGAAAATCATTTATTCAAAAGAACAAGGTATAGGCTTTTTGCCTAAGCGCGAATCGCCTAAAGACTATGTTGATATTCCAGTTGAAATTGCCGGCAAACCGGGCATTACCCTCACGTATAAATTCACCGAACAAAGAACCGGCAAAAGCATTACCGCTACCGAGCAGCCGCCCTACATATTAACTCCCAAAGCGCCCGCTACGCCCCGCATAAACGGCGCGCAGGTAACCGGGGTAAGGCCAAATTCTCCTTTAATTTATAAGATAGCTGCGACAGGTAAAAAGCCGTTAAGTTATTCGGCCGCGCAGCTGCCCGAAGGTTTAAAGCTGGATGCCGCGACAGGTATTATCACCGGCTCAATAGCCAAGGGGGGAGATTATCCGGTTAAGCTCACTGTAAAAAATGCATTGGGTACCACCAGCCGAACACTCACCATTAAGGTTGGCGACCTGCTGGCCTTAACCCCGGCAATGGGCTGGAACAGCTGGAACTGCTGGGGCCTTTCGGTAACTGCCGACAAGGTAAAAAGCTCGGCGCAGGCGCTGATCGACAAAGGTTTGATTGACCACGGCTGGACCTACATTAATGTGGACGATGCCTGGGAAGCCCCGGCTCGCGCTGCCGATGGCGCTATTGTTACCAATGAAAAATTTCCGGATATGAAAGCGCTGGGCGACTGGCTGCACAGCCATGGCTTAAAATTCGGTATCTATTCGTCGCCCGGCAGGCTTACCTGCGGCGGTTACTTAGGCTCACTGGGCCATGAGTTGCAGGATGCCGAAACGTATAACAAATGGGGCGTTGATTACCTGAAACACGACTGGTGCTCGTACAGCGAAGTAGCCGGTAGCGATACCTCGCTCGAAACCTTTATGAAGCCTTACCGTGTGATGCAAAAAGCGTTACGCTCGCAGCCTCGCGACATTTACTATAGCCTTTGCCAGTACGGCATGAAGGATGTTTGGAAATGGGGCCCGCAGGTTGATGCCAACAGCTGGCGTACCACAGGCGACATTACCGATACCTGGGAAAGCTTGTATGAAATAGGCTTCCGCCAGTACAAAATTTCTGAATATGCCAAGCCCGGCCGCTGGAATGACCCGGATATGTTGATTGTAGGCAAAGTAGGCTGGAGCGGTAATTTGCGGAATACCCGTTTAACGCCTGATGAGCAATATACCCACATCAGCCTGTGGAGCCTGCTGGCCTCGCCGCTGCTGATTGGTTGCGACATTAGCCAGATGGATGATTTTACCCTCAACTTGCTTACTAATGATGAGGTAATAGCCGTTAACCAGGATGTGCTGGGTAAGCAAGCCCGCCGTGTACTGGCTAAGGATGATTACGAGGTGTATGTTAAAGAACTGGCCGACGGCAGCAAAGCGGTAGGCTTTTTTAATTTGAGTAAAAAATACCGCACCATCACTGTAAAACCGTCTGAGATAGGATTGAGCCCATCAGCCCAGGTGCGTGATGTATGGCGCCAGAAAGATTTGGGTAAAGCAGCCGCAGGCTTTACTTACAAACTTGCACCACATGGTGTAATGATGATCCGGGTAAAAGGCTAA
- a CDS encoding phosphotransferase enzyme family protein, translated as MMPVYPTQYSTLSASALNVTLQQNYALTGTTCRLLIRNVSDTYLIENETEKYIFKIYRDAHRKRAEILAEVELLNILHASGLKVAYPLTDESGQQLQAFNAAEGTRYGVLFSFAEGEPVYDLSPEHLRTLGHAMAHFHNISSKTKLQYPRHEFTVDTMLLQPVEVAAPAFKNLPEEYNFLKDTSHYVAGKINDFDTSKFSFGYCHYDFLPKNFHFVNPHTLTFFDFDFCGWGMLANDVASFYVHYFMETTLNKITRERGDADFQLFIDAYREKRPFTEEELAAVPYLGFAFWVFYLRFQFEHYDDWSNTFFNDRFLRERIRILKLWAERHFDL; from the coding sequence ATGATGCCTGTTTATCCTACCCAATACTCAACCTTATCCGCCTCCGCCTTAAATGTTACGCTGCAGCAAAATTACGCGTTAACAGGCACCACCTGCCGCCTGCTGATACGCAACGTGAGCGATACTTATCTGATTGAAAACGAAACTGAAAAATATATTTTTAAAATATACCGCGACGCCCACCGCAAGCGTGCCGAAATACTGGCCGAGGTAGAACTCCTTAATATTTTGCATGCTAGCGGGCTTAAGGTTGCTTACCCATTAACAGATGAAAGCGGGCAACAGCTACAGGCGTTCAACGCTGCCGAGGGTACGCGCTATGGCGTATTGTTCAGCTTTGCCGAAGGTGAGCCGGTGTATGATCTTTCGCCTGAGCATCTGCGTACCTTAGGCCATGCCATGGCACATTTCCATAACATCAGCAGTAAAACCAAATTACAATACCCGCGGCATGAATTTACTGTTGATACCATGCTGCTGCAACCGGTTGAGGTAGCGGCCCCGGCGTTTAAAAATTTGCCTGAAGAATATAATTTTCTTAAAGATACCTCGCATTATGTAGCTGGAAAGATCAACGATTTCGACACCTCAAAATTCAGCTTTGGTTATTGCCATTACGATTTCCTGCCTAAAAACTTTCATTTTGTAAATCCGCATACCCTTACTTTTTTTGATTTTGACTTTTGCGGATGGGGGATGCTGGCCAATGATGTAGCCTCGTTCTACGTGCATTACTTTATGGAAACCACCCTTAACAAAATTACCAGGGAAAGAGGCGATGCTGATTTTCAACTTTTTATTGATGCCTATCGCGAAAAGCGCCCCTTTACCGAGGAGGAATTAGCGGCAGTTCCTTACTTGGGGTTCGCGTTCTGGGTGTTTTACCTGCGTTTCCAGTTCGAGCACTATGATGATTGGTCGAACACATTTTTTAACGACCGCTTTTTGCGTGAACGCATCCGGATTTTAAAACTATGGGCTGAGCGCCATTTCGATTTGTGA
- a CDS encoding APC family permease has protein sequence MSILPKLSRFDLSMIVISLVVGMGIFATPMEVSKNLTDPYLYFGVWLFGGFISLCGALTFAEIGARYPVTGGFYKAFSYSFHPAVAFMINWILVISNAASVAAVTLIGAEYVVPLVMPAHLHNTFWVKIVAIASVLLLYIVNMRGIKMSASTQNLLNLLKIAIVLVICSAIFTAGGHEQTVIYKGDYNTWHDVGISLVAVFFSYGGYQQTINFGGDSINAKVNIPKAIVTGMLVVIALYMLINVAYYRVLGIAEMQRTPALAAVLAGYHFGALGYKIMSVLMFVSVLTFINVNIMSNPRIYYAMAEDGILPAVFKKVNPITQIQEFGLTFFVIVVLCVLLFVDSFRSVISYVMFFDTIGLSTAALSVFILRKRTRHLKLAWIYHTKLYPVIPVMFIITYWLVTLFIFMKHPVAAAVCMGIFAIGLLIYFISKRTKQHIT, from the coding sequence ATGAGCATACTTCCAAAACTCAGCCGTTTTGACCTGTCAATGATAGTGATCAGCCTGGTAGTGGGCATGGGCATATTTGCCACGCCGATGGAGGTTTCTAAAAATCTGACCGATCCGTACCTGTATTTCGGCGTGTGGCTTTTCGGCGGCTTTATCAGCCTCTGCGGAGCATTAACGTTTGCCGAGATTGGTGCACGCTACCCGGTTACAGGCGGTTTTTATAAAGCGTTTTCATACAGCTTCCATCCCGCCGTAGCGTTCATGATCAACTGGATATTGGTGATCAGCAACGCTGCATCTGTAGCGGCAGTTACCTTAATTGGCGCTGAGTATGTAGTGCCGCTTGTTATGCCCGCGCATCTGCACAATACCTTTTGGGTAAAAATCGTGGCCATTGCATCCGTGCTGTTACTGTACATTGTAAACATGCGGGGCATAAAAATGAGCGCCAGTACGCAAAACCTGCTTAATCTGCTTAAAATAGCTATTGTGCTGGTTATTTGCAGCGCGATTTTCACGGCGGGCGGGCATGAGCAAACTGTGATCTACAAGGGCGATTACAATACCTGGCATGATGTAGGGATAAGCCTTGTGGCCGTATTTTTCTCTTATGGCGGCTATCAGCAAACCATTAATTTTGGCGGCGACAGTATCAACGCTAAAGTAAACATACCCAAGGCAATAGTAACGGGTATGCTGGTGGTAATCGCGCTGTATATGCTCATCAACGTGGCCTATTACCGGGTATTGGGCATTGCCGAAATGCAGCGCACCCCTGCCCTTGCTGCAGTGCTTGCGGGTTACCATTTCGGGGCGCTCGGTTACAAGATCATGTCGGTACTGATGTTTGTATCGGTGCTTACATTTATTAATGTAAACATCATGTCAAACCCTCGAATATATTACGCCATGGCCGAGGACGGCATATTGCCCGCTGTTTTTAAAAAAGTTAACCCGATAACGCAGATACAAGAGTTCGGACTAACATTTTTCGTGATTGTGGTACTATGCGTTTTATTGTTTGTCGATTCATTCCGCAGTGTGATCAGCTATGTCATGTTCTTTGATACGATAGGACTGTCAACCGCGGCATTATCTGTTTTTATATTGCGCAAACGCACCCGGCACCTCAAATTAGCCTGGATATATCACACAAAGCTTTACCCGGTTATTCCGGTAATGTTTATAATTACTTACTGGCTGGTTACGTTATTCATATTCATGAAACATCCTGTTGCGGCAGCCGTATGCATGGGTATATTTGCAATCGGCCTGCTCATATACTTTATTAGCAAACGTACTAAACAACACATAACCTAA
- a CDS encoding PLP-dependent aspartate aminotransferase family protein, whose protein sequence is MDLSYILNELGEERGQYYNAVSPPVMQTSNFAFNTVADMRGAMGNEFDATLYSRGQNPTLNILRKKLAALDGAEDALLFSSGIAAISTAVIALVKQGDHVICVENPYSWTDKLFKQLLPKFGVTTTFVPGTSVTDFEQAIKLETRVIYLESPNTFTYELQDLQAVAELAQAKGIITIIDNSYCTPLFQQPAKLGIDLVAQSATKYISGHSDVMAGVLTGSRELIRQIFEHEFMNLGPALSPHSAWLLLRGLRTLQLRLQSSFNSTRIVTDWLTRHDAVDTVLWPFSPSFSQTELAHRQMQGCGGLFSIALKNSTYAKIESFCNSLQHMLIAVSWGGHESLVLPAIASIPPDQYDTENPRHQYIRVYIGLEDPQYLISDLEQAFEKAKSADAVYG, encoded by the coding sequence ATGGATCTCTCTTATATATTGAATGAGCTTGGCGAAGAACGCGGACAATATTATAACGCGGTATCGCCGCCGGTAATGCAAACCAGTAATTTCGCGTTTAACACCGTTGCCGATATGCGCGGCGCCATGGGCAACGAGTTTGATGCCACGCTTTACTCGCGCGGCCAAAACCCTACCCTAAATATATTACGCAAAAAACTGGCCGCGCTTGACGGCGCCGAGGACGCGCTGCTTTTCTCGAGCGGTATAGCGGCTATCAGCACTGCTGTAATTGCACTGGTTAAACAAGGCGACCATGTAATATGTGTAGAGAACCCATATAGCTGGACTGATAAGTTATTTAAGCAGTTGCTGCCTAAATTTGGCGTAACTACAACCTTTGTACCCGGCACATCTGTTACCGATTTTGAACAGGCCATAAAACTCGAAACACGTGTTATATACCTGGAAAGCCCCAATACGTTTACCTACGAGCTACAGGATTTACAAGCGGTGGCTGAATTAGCGCAGGCCAAAGGCATTATTACCATAATTGATAACAGCTATTGCACGCCGCTATTTCAGCAACCCGCTAAATTGGGGATTGATTTGGTAGCGCAGTCCGCAACTAAATACATCAGCGGCCACTCTGATGTTATGGCTGGTGTGTTAACCGGCAGCCGTGAACTTATCAGGCAAATATTTGAGCATGAGTTTATGAACCTCGGCCCTGCCCTGTCGCCGCATAGCGCCTGGTTGTTGTTGCGTGGTTTGCGCACATTGCAGTTACGCCTGCAAAGCAGTTTTAACAGCACCCGGATTGTAACCGACTGGCTGACCCGGCATGACGCCGTTGACACTGTGCTCTGGCCCTTTAGCCCATCATTTTCACAAACCGAATTGGCGCACCGGCAAATGCAGGGCTGCGGAGGCTTGTTTAGCATAGCGCTTAAAAACTCTACTTACGCTAAAATTGAGTCGTTTTGTAACAGCCTGCAACATATGCTAATAGCGGTATCATGGGGTGGCCATGAAAGCCTGGTACTACCTGCAATTGCCTCAATACCGCCGGATCAGTATGATACTGAAAATCCAAGGCACCAATACATACGTGTATATATCGGCCTGGAGGATCCGCAGTACCTGATCAGTGACCTGGAACAGGCATTCGAAAAGGCAAAATCAGCCGATGCCGTTTATGGCTAA